A region of Silurus meridionalis isolate SWU-2019-XX chromosome 15, ASM1480568v1, whole genome shotgun sequence DNA encodes the following proteins:
- the LOC124397663 gene encoding microfibril-associated glycoprotein 3-like, whose product MQKLLFLGVCVCVSVCVCVSVKDLRVITVKEGTSVVIKCNVSNLHEHIEWYDPKGRIMNGDSGGNRITVNRDTVNISSVSFQDRGRYTCISLSSDSISNYTVTLRVSYTYSGLGLYYIIVCFITFTITIILNMTRLCMINTHLRKTERAINDFFRTDGAEKLQKALEIAKRIPIVTSTKTMELAKVTQFKTLELAKQVEELARSVPLPPLILTCTTAAEEAECGGPSTSQDQEEDQSEQDALNRHTEN is encoded by the exons ATGCAGAAGTTGTTGTTtcttggagtgtgtgtgtgtgtgagtgtgtgtgtgtgtgtgagtgtgaaggACCTCAGGGTCATCACTGTGAAGGAGGGAACGAGTGTCGTGATCAAGTGTAATGTGAGTAACCTTCATGAACACATCGAATGGTACGACCCTAAAGGACGCATCATGAACGGAGACTCGG GTGGGAATCGAATCACAGTGAACAGAGATACAGTGAACATTAGCAGCGTTTCATTCCAGGACCGTGGACGGTACACCTGTATCTCTCTGagctctgacagcatctccaaCTACACGGTGACGCTGAGAGTGAGCTACACCTACAGCGGCCTGGGGCTTTACTACATCATCGTGTgcttcatcaccttcaccatcaccatcatccttaACATGACCCGTCTGTGCATGATCAACACGCACCTGCGCAAAACCGAGCGCGCGATCAACGACTTCTTCCGCACAGACGGTGCAGAGAAACTGCAGAAGGCACTGGAAATCGCCAAACGCATCCCCATCGTCACATCCACCAAAACCATGGAGCTCGCCAAAGTCACACAGTTTAAAACTTTGGAGCTGGCCAAGCAGGTGGAGGAACTGGCGAGGAGCGTGCCTCTGCCTCCACTCATCCTCACTTGCACCACAGCTGCTGAGGAAGCAGAGTGTGGAGGTCCATCAACTTCACAAGATCAGGAGGAGGACCAGAGTGAACAAGACGCCCtgaacagacacacagaaaattaa
- the galnt10 gene encoding polypeptide N-acetylgalactosaminyltransferase 10, whose translation MMRRREKRLVQVVVLIIAALLFLYSGALRSSQRGTSEQHSHPQEVISRVKHVDRVDSQRKKDWHDYEAIKRDIARTGNGEQGKAFPLTDADRVEQAYRENGFNIFVSDRISLNRSLPDIRHPNCKNKLYAENLPNTSIIIPFHNEGWSSLLRTVHSVLNRSPPHLITEIILVDDFSDRDHLKAPLEDYMSRLQKVRIVRTQKREGLIRTRLLGASLATGQVITFLDSHCEANVNWLPPLLDRIAQNRKTIVCPMIDVIDHDNFGYETQAGDAMRGAFDWEMFYKRIPIPPELQIRDLSDPFECRSPVMAGGLFAVDRKWFWELGGYDTGLEIWGGEQYEISFKVWMCGGRMEDIPCSRVGHIYRKYVPYKVPGGVSLARNLKRVAEVWMDEYVEYMYQRRPDYRPLSVGDVSGQKELRLRLGCKSFHWFMTQVAWDLQQYYPAVEPPAAAWGELRNVGSGLCVESKHLSSGSPLRMEPCVKGQRDALWNHAQVFTFGWREDIRVGDPLHTKKVCFDAVSHSSPVTLYDCHGMKGNQLWIYRRDHTLFHPVSNSCVESDSEKRIFMNSCDAASPNQQWRFENVNTTVLEQFNKKLPAL comes from the exons ATGAtgaggaggagagagaagaggtTGGTGCAGGTGGTGGTGTTGATCATCGCCGCGCTGTTGTTCCTCTACAGCGGCGCTCTGAGGAGCTCTCAGCGCGGAACCAGCGAGCAGCACTCTCACCCTCAG gaggtaATCAGTAGGGTGAAGCATGTGGACCGAGTGGACagtcagagaaagaaagactggCACGACTACGAGGCTATAAAGAGAGATATAGCACGAACag gaaacGGAGAGCAGGGTAAAGCGTTCCCTCTGACTGATGCAGATCGAGTGGAACAGGCCTACAGAGAGAACGGATTCAACATTTTTGTCAGTGACAGAATTTCACTCAACAGATCACTTCCTGATATTCGCCACCCAAA ctgtaaaAACAAGTTGTATGCTGAGAATCTTCCAAACACCAGCATCATTATTCCATTCCATAACGAGGGCTGGAGTTCGTTACTGCGCACCGTACACAGCGTTCTGAACCGCTCGCCCCCTCACCTCATCACTGAGATCATCCTGGTGGATGACTTCAGTGAccgag ATCACCTGAAGGCCCCGTTGGAAGATTACATGTCCCGACTGCAGAAGGTTCGCATTGTTCGCACTCAAAAGCGTGAAGGTCTGATCAGGACCAGACTGCTGGGGGCGTCGCTCGCTACAGGGCAAGTCATCACTTTCCTTGACTCACACTGCGAGGCCAACGTCAACTGGCTTCCTCCGCTGCTgg atcgGATTGCGCAGAACCGTAAGACGATCGTGTGCCCGATGATTGACGTGATCGATCATGATAACTTCGGTTATGAGACTCAGGCAGGAGATGCCATGAGAGGAGCTTTTGACTGGGAGATGTTCTACAAACGCATACCCATTCCTCCTGAGCTGCAGATCAGGGACCTGAGCGACCCGTtcg agtgtaggtCTCCAGTAATGGCTGGTGGTCTGTTTGCTGTAGACAGGAAGTGGTTTTGGGAATTAGGAGGATATGACACAGGACTGGAGATCTGGGGAGGAGAACAGTATGAGATTTCCTTTAAG gtttggaTGTGTGGAGGTCGTATGGAGGACATCCCCTGCTCTCGTGTTGGCCATATTTACAGGAAGTACGTTCCCTACAAAGTTCCTGGAGGAGTGAGTCTAGCTCGG aacctGAAGCGAGTGGCGGAGGTGTGGATGGATGAGTATGTGGAGTATATGTACCAGCGGCGGCCAGATTATCGCCCACTGTCTGTAGGAGACGTAAGTGGACAGAAGGAGCTCCGTCTCCGTCTCGGCTGTAAGAGCTTCCACTGGTTCATGACTCAGGTGGCCTGGGACTTACAACAGTATTACCCTGCTGTGGAGCCCCCTGCTGCTGCCTGGGGGGAG cttCGTAATGTGGGCAGTGGTCTGTGTGTGGAGAGTAAACACTTGTCATCTGGTTCTCCTCTCAGAATGGAGCCGTGTGTAAAAGGTCAGAGGGATGCCCTGTGGAATCACGCTCAG gtgtttACTTTTGGATGGAGGGAAGACATTAGGGTGGGAGATCCTTTACACACAAAGAAAGTGTGTTTTGATGCCGTGTCCCACAGCAGCCCAGTCACGCTGTACGACTGCCACGGCATGAAGGGCAACCAGCTGTGGATATACAGAAGg